CTCAGCACCTGCAGCCACTGCAAGGCCACCAAAAAGTTTCTGGCCGAGTGCACGGTCAAGTACGATTTCGTGGATGTGGACACCCTGGACGGTGAGGAGCGTGCCGCGATCGTGGAGGATGTGAAGAAATTCAACCCCAAGTGTTCGTTTCCGACCATCATCATCGGTGAGAAGGTGATCGTGGGTTACAAGGAAGACGAAATCAAGGAGGCGCTTGGACTGTGATGGATGCCGAAGAACTCTACCAGATGCTCAAAAAGAGCCAGGAACCCAAAGGCTACTACTTCAACAAGGATCTCGAGCGGGTCTTCGATCTGATGGCGGCGCTGCTCTTCAACAAGGAGCGCTACGGCTACATGGGCTGTCCCTGCCGGCTGGTCTCGGGCGACAAGGAAAACGACCGCGACATCATCTGCCCGTGTGTCTACCGCACCCCCGACGTTGAGGAATACGGCAGCTGCTACTGCAACCTCTACGTTTCCAAGGAGTGGAACGAGGAAAAAATTCCCCACGCCTACGTACCCGAAAGACGCCCGCCGGAAAAGATCCTGCTCTAAATCAACCCCACTCCCGGGCGGGGCGGAGGCAGCGCCCCGCCCGGGCCTTTTTCAGCCGAACTCGTCGTAGCTGATCATTTCCGGCTCCACCCCCAGGCTGTCCAGCATCTTTTTGACCGCGCTGAGCATCATCGGCGGGCCGCAGAGATAGTATTCGATTTCCGTCGGGTCTTCGTGCCGGCTGAGGTACATGTCGTACGCCACCTGGTGGATGAAGCCGACCGGGCCCTCCCAATCGTCTTCGGGCTGGGGTTCGGAGAGCGCCACGTGGTAGCTGAAATTGGGGTGCCGACGGGCCAAGTCCTGAAACTCCTCGTCGTAGAACATCTCCTGGCGCGAGCGGGCCCCGTACCAGAAGGTGATCCGGCGCTCGGTGTGCTCGGTTTCCAGCTGGTGGCGGATGTGGCTGCGCATGGGCGCCATGCCGGCGCCGCCGCCGATGAAGCACATCTCGCGCTCGGTGGGGGCGACGAAAAAATCACCGTAGGGGCCGCTGACCGTCACCCGGTCCCCCGGTTTGAGGCTGAAGACGAAGGATGATCCCACACCCGGCGGCGCGTCGCTTCCCGGCGGCGGGGTGGCGATGCGGATGGTGAAGCGCAGCAGTTTTTCGCTGGGCGGGTTGGCCAGGGAATAGGCCCGGTAGCAGGGTTCCTCGGCCCGCGCCTGGAGCTTCAGCAGGCCGAAGCGGTCCCAGGCGGCGCGGTAGCGCTTGTCGATGTTGAACTCCTCAAAGGAGGTTCGGTACTCGGGGATGTCGATCTGGACATAGGCCCCGGCCTCAAAGGGCATCTCCTCGCCGGGATCCAGCCGCAGCTGGAGTTCCTTGATGAAGGTGGCCACGTTTTCGTTGGAAACCACCGTCGCGTTGTACTTGCGGATGTTGAAGATCTCGTCGGGGATCCGGATTTCAAGGTCTTCCTTGACCTTCAGCTGGCAGGCCAGGCGCACGCCCTGCAGCCGCTCCTTGCGACCCACCAACGACAGTTCGGTGGGCAGGATGTCGCCGCCGCCGGCAGTCACCACGCACTTGCAGGTGCCGCAGGTGCCCTGGCCGCCACAGGCCGAGGGAATCAGGATGTCGTTTTCGGTCAGCGCCGAGAGCAGGGTGCGGCCCACCGGGGTGCGGATGCTTTTCTCCTCGTCGTCGTTGATCACGATGCGGCGTTCGCCCTTCTGGGTGACCTTGGCCTCCACCAGCAGCAGAACCCCCACCAGGAAAAAGATCACCCCGCTGAAAACCACCAGGCTGATAAGATAGACCGACATCGATGGGCTCCTAAAGCATAATTCCCGAGAAAATCATGAATGCCATGGCCATCAGGCCGGTCACGATCATGTTGATCCCGAATCCCTGCAAGCCCTCGGGGACATCGGCGTAGCGCAGCTTTTGCAGCAGGGTGGCCATAGCCACGATGGCCAGCATCCAGCCGACACCCGAGCCGAAGCCGTAGACCACGGTTTCGCTGAAGGTGTACTCGCGCTCCACCATGAACAGCGAGGCCCCCAATATGGCGCAGTTGACGGTGATCAGCGGCAGAAAGACCCCCAGGTTGTTATAGAGCGCCGGGGAAAAGCGGTCGATGACCATCTCCACCACCTGGACCATGCCGGCGATGACAGCGATGAAGAGCACCAGCCGCAGGAAGCTCAGGTTGACCTCCGGCAGGCCCGCCCAGGCCAGCGCCCCGGGGGCCAGCAGAAAGTGGTAGACCAGCCAGTTGGCCGGTGCGGTGATGGTCAAAACGAAGATCACCGCTATCCCCAGGCCGGTGGCGGTCCGCAGGTTCTTGGAGACCGCCAGAAACGAGCACATCCCCAAAAAATAGGCCAGCAGGATGTTGCCCACAAAAACCGAGTTCAACAGGATGCTGATCAGGTTCTCGGTGTTTTCCATCGCGGTTTTCCCCGTCAGTTCTTCAAAAGGGTGTGCTCCAGCCAGACGAAAAGCCCGATGGCGATGAAGGCGCCCGGCGCCAGAACCATCAGCCCCATGTTCTCATACCCCGCGCTGTAAAAAACCTCGGGAACGACCTGGAACCCCAGGAGTTTGCCGGAGCCCAGGAGCTCGCGGACGAACGCCACCCCGATTAAAATCGAGCTGTAGCCGATCCCGTTGGCGATCCCGTCCACGAAGGAGTCGTAGGGGCCGTGGGACATGGCGTAGGTCTCCGCCCGCCCCATGACGATGCAGTTGGTGATGATCAGCCCCACGAAGACCGAGAGCTGCTTGCTGATGTCGTAGAGAAAGGCCTTGAGCAGCTCGTCGGCCAGAATCACCAGGGTCGCGATGATGGCCACTTCGGCGATGATCCGGATGTTGCGCGGGATGAGATCGCGCAGGAGCGCGATGATCAGGTTGGAGAAGGCCACCACCATTGTCAGCGCCAGCCCCATGACGATGGCGGTCTGGAGCTGGACGGTGACCGCCAGCGCCGAGCAGATCCCGAGAATCTGCTTGGAGATCGGGTTGCTCTGCCAGAGGGCCGCGGAAATCGCCTTGTAGGTCGTGCTGCGGCTGAGCTTCATGGGGCTGCCTCAGGAATTGCCGTCGGGGACGGACTGGATCTGGTTGTTGCGGAACTTGATCGAGACCGGCTCGTACTTGTGGAGGATCTCCCGCAGGCCGGCGCTCAGGTACTGGCCGGTAAGGGTAGCGCCGCTGATGCCGTCCACGTAATAGGGCCGCTGGGGTTCGGGGACCCGGGCCTCGACGTCGCCCTTGGCGATCTGCACGGAAACGAAATTGCCGTCCCGGTCCACGATGCGCTTGCCGACGAAGTTTTTCTGGAACCACCTCTTTTCGATCTCACCGCCCAGCCCCGGGGTTTCGGAGTGCTGGTAGACGGTGAAGCCGGAAATGGTCGAGCCGTCGCTCTCGATGGCCAGGTAGCCGAGAATCCGGCCCCACAGCCCGCGGCTGTCGATGGGCACGATATAGGCGCGGATGGCGCCCTCCCGGGTGTAGAGGTAGATCGGGTAATCTTGCTGACCGCGGTCGCCTTCGGCCACGATCTCACCCTCCGGGGTGACCCAGACCGCCTCGATGAACTCGTCGTAGAGTTTTTCCACCGCGGCCCGGTCCTGGCGTTCCTCCGGGTCGATCAGGGCGACCGACTTCAGGATATTGCGGTGCTTGTCGTGCAGCATGTTCTGCTGCTGCAGGGCCTGCAGGCCCGTGGCGGCGGCGGTCAGCACGATGCTGCAGACCAGACACAGGACGGCAGCGAACAGCAGCGATCTGGCTTGGCTAGACATTCGGCACCCTTCTCCTGATGCGGGCCCGCACGGCCAGGTGGTCCATCAGGGGCGCAAATACGTTCATGAAAAGAATCGCCAGCATGATCCCTTCGGGAAAGGCCGGGTTGAAGACCCGGATCAGGACCGTCAGGGCGCCGATCAGAAACCCGTAGACCCAGCGGGCGCTGTTCATGTCGGGGGCTGAGACCGGGTCGGTGGCCATGTAGGCGATGCCGAAGGCGCTGCCGCCGATCAGGAGATGAAAGACCGGGTTGAGGTGCAGGTAGGCCTGGGAGCCTTCCCCGGCCGCGAGGTTGAGCAGCAGGCCGGCGGCCAGGATGCCGAGCACCCCGCCCAGGATGATGCGGTAACTGGCGATTCCGATCACCATCAGAAAGACCGCCCCCAACAGGCAGAGGAAGGTCGAGGAGGCGCCGATGCTGTCCGGGTAGAGGCCCCAGAAGAGACGGGAGGCGTCGAAGCCGGCTCGGGCCAGGGCATCCTCCACCCGTCCGCCGCTGGTGGCCGCGGCGAGGGCCAGCGGGGTGGCGCCGCTGACGGCATCGGCGGCCGCCTCCGGGGCGCCGACCAGGACCGTCCAGACGGCGTCTCCGGAACTCTGGGCCGGGTAGGCGAAGTAGAGAAAGGCCCGTCCCGTCAGCGCCGGGTTGAGGAAGTTGCGGCCGGTGCCGCCGAAGATCTCTTTTCCGATCACGATCCCGAAGGAAATCCCCAGCGCCGCCTGCCACAGCGGCGTGGTGGGCGGCAGGGTGAGGGGAAAGAGCATGCACGAGACGAAAAGCCCCTCGCTGATCTCGTGCTTGCGGACGACGGCGAACAGCACCTCCCAGAAGAAGCCGACGGCGTAGGTGACCAGCACCAGCGGCATGACGATCCACAAGCCCCGAAAGGTCACCGCCAGGGGTTTCAGCGACA
The Desulfobacteraceae bacterium genome window above contains:
- a CDS encoding glutaredoxin family protein yields the protein MATKPVKVYSLSTCSHCKATKKFLAECTVKYDFVDVDTLDGEERAAIVEDVKKFNPKCSFPTIIIGEKVIVGYKEDEIKEALGL
- a CDS encoding ferredoxin:thioredoxin reductase, whose translation is MDAEELYQMLKKSQEPKGYYFNKDLERVFDLMAALLFNKERYGYMGCPCRLVSGDKENDRDIICPCVYRTPDVEEYGSCYCNLYVSKEWNEEKIPHAYVPERRPPEKILL
- the nqrF gene encoding NADH:ubiquinone reductase (Na(+)-transporting) subunit F; its protein translation is MSVYLISLVVFSGVIFFLVGVLLLVEAKVTQKGERRIVINDDEEKSIRTPVGRTLLSALTENDILIPSACGGQGTCGTCKCVVTAGGGDILPTELSLVGRKERLQGVRLACQLKVKEDLEIRIPDEIFNIRKYNATVVSNENVATFIKELQLRLDPGEEMPFEAGAYVQIDIPEYRTSFEEFNIDKRYRAAWDRFGLLKLQARAEEPCYRAYSLANPPSEKLLRFTIRIATPPPGSDAPPGVGSSFVFSLKPGDRVTVSGPYGDFFVAPTEREMCFIGGGAGMAPMRSHIRHQLETEHTERRITFWYGARSRQEMFYDEEFQDLARRHPNFSYHVALSEPQPEDDWEGPVGFIHQVAYDMYLSRHEDPTEIEYYLCGPPMMLSAVKKMLDSLGVEPEMISYDEFG
- the nqrE gene encoding NADH:ubiquinone reductase (Na(+)-transporting) subunit E — translated: MENTENLISILLNSVFVGNILLAYFLGMCSFLAVSKNLRTATGLGIAVIFVLTITAPANWLVYHFLLAPGALAWAGLPEVNLSFLRLVLFIAVIAGMVQVVEMVIDRFSPALYNNLGVFLPLITVNCAILGASLFMVEREYTFSETVVYGFGSGVGWMLAIVAMATLLQKLRYADVPEGLQGFGINMIVTGLMAMAFMIFSGIML
- a CDS encoding NADH:ubiquinone reductase (Na(+)-transporting) subunit D, which encodes MKLSRSTTYKAISAALWQSNPISKQILGICSALAVTVQLQTAIVMGLALTMVVAFSNLIIALLRDLIPRNIRIIAEVAIIATLVILADELLKAFLYDISKQLSVFVGLIITNCIVMGRAETYAMSHGPYDSFVDGIANGIGYSSILIGVAFVRELLGSGKLLGFQVVPEVFYSAGYENMGLMVLAPGAFIAIGLFVWLEHTLLKN
- a CDS encoding FMN-binding protein; its protein translation is MSSQARSLLFAAVLCLVCSIVLTAAATGLQALQQQNMLHDKHRNILKSVALIDPEERQDRAAVEKLYDEFIEAVWVTPEGEIVAEGDRGQQDYPIYLYTREGAIRAYIVPIDSRGLWGRILGYLAIESDGSTISGFTVYQHSETPGLGGEIEKRWFQKNFVGKRIVDRDGNFVSVQIAKGDVEARVPEPQRPYYVDGISGATLTGQYLSAGLREILHKYEPVSIKFRNNQIQSVPDGNS
- a CDS encoding NADH:ubiquinone reductase (Na(+)-transporting) subunit B, which gives rise to MRIVKEFFDARRPKFSKGGKYARYYPFFEAIETIFFGPATVTAAGPQVRDSLDVKRFMTLVIIALLPHLFFGIYNAGYQSHLASGLSLKPLAVTFRGLWIVMPLVLVTYAVGFFWEVLFAVVRKHEISEGLFVSCMLFPLTLPPTTPLWQAALGISFGIVIGKEIFGGTGRNFLNPALTGRAFLYFAYPAQSSGDAVWTVLVGAPEAAADAVSGATPLALAAATSGGRVEDALARAGFDASRLFWGLYPDSIGASSTFLCLLGAVFLMVIGIASYRIILGGVLGILAAGLLLNLAAGEGSQAYLHLNPVFHLLIGGSAFGIAYMATDPVSAPDMNSARWVYGFLIGALTVLIRVFNPAFPEGIMLAILFMNVFAPLMDHLAVRARIRRRVPNV